The genomic segment AGGGTCCTGTCTCCGGACCGGACACAGAAGGCCGTGCCAACCCCACCGAAAAAGACAAGAAAGGAGTTTGCCTTGAACATGCATTCCTCCCTCCGAGACCGTCGATCCGCCCGTTTTCTTTTCGGTCTCCTCTGTTCTCTTTTTGTCCTCCTGGGGACCTTCAACAATCTCCCGGCCGCCAGGGCCGCCGCATACAAAACCGGGCACGGGAACCCCGCCGGTCTTTACCGGATCGACCCGGATCACTCGTCCGTCGTCTTCGCCGTCGGTCATGCCGGTGTCGGCACGGTGATCGGCCGCTTCGACACGATCCGCGGCCATTATCGTCTGGATCCGGGCCACGTCGACGTGAAGATCGACATCCTGTCGAAAAGCATCGACACCAACCACGCCAAGAGGGACAAGGACCTGCGCGGCCCGGACTTTCTCGACAGCCGGACCTTTCCCCATATCCGGTTCGTGGCGACGACATACAAAAAAACCGGCAGGATGTCCGGCGTTTTGACCGGCAAACTCACGATCCGGGGCAAGACCCGCACGGTTTCCCTGCACGTCCGTGAAGTCGGGGCCGCCGACGTTTCCGCGCTCCCGAAACCCTGGGGCGGCTATCTCAC from the Leptospirillum ferriphilum genome contains:
- a CDS encoding YceI family protein — translated: MHSSLRDRRSARFLFGLLCSLFVLLGTFNNLPAARAAAYKTGHGNPAGLYRIDPDHSSVVFAVGHAGVGTVIGRFDTIRGHYRLDPGHVDVKIDILSKSIDTNHAKRDKDLRGPDFLDSRTFPHIRFVATTYKKTGRMSGVLTGKLTIRGKTRTVSLHVREVGAADVSALPKPWGGYLTGYDAEGVIHRKDFGITTYPAMIGDTVHLYIDVEGVRVQK